One Drosophila teissieri strain GT53w chromosome X, Prin_Dtei_1.1, whole genome shotgun sequence genomic window, caatcaaactgtgtttaccaaaaaaaaatttatttttttccaagtTTTTTCCAATGTTTGATGattatttttggattttggcagAAAATATATTCTCTCTTGTTGATTTACCATAACATTTCCAATAGAGTTTCGTTTACAGATGGCAATTTTCTATATTctcaattttccaaaaatacaTCGTCTCTTATTTGATCTTGAAAAGAAAGTGTGCCAGCTGGCTTTGTGCAAACTGCCATGTAAAAGTCAGGGCTCATTAGATATATTAAAATCATCTAGGTAGTCAGCACACACAACCGACACATAATACACACACACCGtttaaacaaagaaaaaaaatatagaggaaaatcgaaaaaaaaaaaaataataatcaaacgGCGAATAAAATCATAACTTGTTATTGTATCTAGCTAGCCAATCGAGAAAGTTGCACCAGAATCGCGTGCGACTTGGGCGCCCAGAAGTGTAGAACACATATCTTAAGCTGCACCAGAGACTCATTGGATCGCACCGAATAAGTACAAAATTCGTAGGATCAAAGTTCAAGGTGTCCAGAATCCAGCCACGGACCATCCGGGCCAGAAGGCCGAAGGCCAAAGGCGGCAAACTGCAACGAATCCCGAGTACTGAGCCACTTTGACAACTGGTTCCAATCCGatttcttttccacttttgatAGTTTTATATTCAGGTGAGTCACTTACTAACTTAAGTTATTGACTAAATTGGCTGAATTTGTACCGCAGACCTTCCTAATCGCTGCCGCTCCAGGATGGTCATCAATCTGAATCCGGCCACCTCTTCGAACGCCAATGCCAGCGGTGGCAGCGTGGGCGGTggcagcggtggcggcggcaccggcggcggtggtggtggcggtggcataAGCAGCGCCGGCAGCCAGAGCGGCAGCATCATtggcggaaacggaaacggaggCGGAAACGGTaacggcagtggcagtggcagtggcaacattgctggtggtggtgggggtggtgcaAGTGGTGGCGCCACCAGCAACCTGATGGGCATCATCAGCCATGGAGTATTCGAGGGCACCATCCACCTGCATGTGGTATGTGCGGGCGACTCGAACGCCAAGTGGATCACCCTGGAGGAGGCGATGGCCTACTGTCCCAGCGGCGTTGTTGCCTACACCAAACTGCAGCTGGCCGAGATCTATGGCGTGCCAATGGACCTTCTGTTCGACTGATGACAAGGCACAAGAGCACCCGATTCCTTGTGGGACTGCTGATGGGAGTGTACTCTCCCTCCACCTGGACGACGATGGTTTCGATGGATTCTTGATGAGCTCCGATTGGCTGGTACTTGTATTATAAGCAGGACCGTGGCAGATGGCATTTGAACTTTGGCACTGTTGGCAAAATCTAGGAATTCTAGCATCGTTTCTTCTTGATAGACTTACCGCTCTACAAATGAGACCAAATTTTTAGTTCCTGGCGTTAAGCGATTTTTGCGTAGGCAGCAATTAGGCAACTATTAAAGATAGCATAGCGCATACCAACCAGGTGGAAATATCcgaaagatatatatatttatgttcggttcgataaaaaaaatcaaactgCTTGAGCTTCTTTGACTAGAGGACGACATCTACTTGCGCATGGCTTGAGAAAAACGTGTGGTTTTTGCTCATacgaaatgtaaaaaaataccTCGAAATATACTTTAAAAATCTCAAATAATCTGTATAATCatgcaaacaaaataagaaCTGAGCTTTAACGAAAAATTAGTGCTATTGAGAATTTATGCCCAGTCAAATGACAAAAATCTGCAAGTATATGCCGTAATTTGTTGCTTAAAAGAAGGGAATCCATTTACCTTGGCCACTGACCGCTTCACGTGCCCCCGTGGCATTTGTCAGTCGAGCTGAAGGGCGGCGGTGCGGGGGTGCGGGGGAAGATGAATGGGCTGAGCGGAAGTTTAAGGAGCCCTTGCCACGCAGAcaccacacggcgtatgcgtaatgcggCCAGCCCACACAATTTGggcatttcaattgcaaattagCCAAAAGCCAACGTCAACGGCCACCACGCCCTCGCCGACAGCCGCCCCCTCTTGAAGTGCGCCTCgacttttcctttcttttcccttatttttccCTCTTctgactctctctctctgtgtgtgtgtgtgtgtgtgtggcaattTGAATGATTTATGTTGATTGCGTATAATTGCATGTTGTGTCCTTGTCCGCCCCTTTGTGCCCAGGTGCGTTTGCCGGCCACGTGACAAATTCAAATCCCCGTCACCGCTTTCCACTCCTTGTTGCTTGGTTGGTCTTGTGTCggctttcccatttcccattagCCATTTCCGGCACACCACTTTGCCGCTGCTCCTAACCTCAGACATTCTGCGGCGCATTGTTGGTGCCGCTTTTATGACGCTCCATCTGTCAGCGGCTTGTTGGTTGTTCAGttgttcagttcagttcgttGGCTGGTGACACCGggacaccaggacaccaggacaccaggacacGAGCTGGGCAAAGAGCTGCGGGGATAAACAGGACCCACATTCAGGCTGGCTGCTTATCTAATTACGCGCCCAAAAGCACGCAACACAAAAATGCCAAGCAAGTCGAGCCAACGACGACGACCAACTTGTCTTTTGCGGCACGACGCTTCATTTTTCTAATGCCATGCGCTGGCGGCGGGAATCcgtggaaaagcggaaaagcggaaaatgcggTGGGTCAGGACCTGTGTGGAGCATGCCTGACTCTTGCCAAATGGCAGGCGCTCGCGCATTTATTTCGCTTGTAAACGAgcgcaatttgcaatttgagCGCGTCCGCCTCGCGTGTACCTTCCCCACTTTCCCCATTGCTTTtataggaaaaaaaaaagaaaacagcaacaaaaaaataacagccTAAAGGGGGCGTGTGCTGTACGCCCACTCAGCCATTtgcaattgaatatttatttgcattgccagttgggtttgggtttgggtttggtgtTGGGTGTGGCGCAACTAAAAaattattacgcatacgcagcgtggtcCGCGGGGGAGAAACTAGCGAATCAAATCGCATGAAAGGTATCTGCTTAATCAGGCAAAGTGTGCCCGGAGTTTTGAAAGGCAGTCTTGTTGATTTCCAATATATGGGAGTGAACTTTGGATATACAGAATTATCTTTTTTACATTGACTAATTAACTTCTTTCAATTGTGAAGACTATAATTCTACTTAACAGTTTTGTTCGCTGCCTTTTCACGCAATTTTGAAAAACTGTATTCGATCCTTTCTAGCGTCCGTAAGTTGTACATTTTCCAATGTTgcaatgaaatgtaaatgatTTTTCCAGCTGCATGCCTTCTGATCCTGCAACTTCCTGTGCCCTGGTCACACCAATTACGTGTCATGCGGCAGCTCGAAATTAGAGGACAGTTGGCAGTGGTGCAGCACCACTTAGCcagccaaccacccacccGATGGCCGATGCAAAAGGCAAGCTAATAAAATGTACTTTATGCCTGGACGTGCGTTGACTGTGAACTCGTTCTGGCAAAGGGGGAGAAAGTGGAGAAAGGGGGAGAAAGTGGAGAAAGGGGAGAAAGGGGAGAAAGTGGAGAAAGGGGAGAAAGGGCCACATCACGCGGCTGCctaattataattttgcatTCTGCTGCCGCATGCAAAATTCATGGACGCGAAAAGTGCGGGGCACGGCTGTCATTCCAATGCTGCCCACCGAATGTTGGCATAAAACTTGACAACATCCGGGGTCAAAGGTTGATCAAGGCGAACACATCAACGTTAAgcgttttatggccaaaatgtGCGTTCCATTTGTGCAGACCACTCCCCTGCTTTATTTTGCTCGTTTCttacttttgttgctgttggttttttgtttttgcgctGATTCGCGCAACTTTCAGTGCCACATCCACTTCCGttagctggctggctgccgTTTCCCTTTTTTCTGCAAATGTTGCAAATCTTCGCGAAAAACTTGTcgtaaaaatatttccatCAGCCAAAATAAAGCAGGAgcaatgtggatgtggatgtggctgtggatgtggatgcggatgaaGATGGAGCTGCAAGGACCAAAAAGCGAGCAGGAGGCGGCAGGATTTCCACGGGCGTGCTGGGGCACGGTCGTATGGTTGTATGGGGCAAgttggggcatggggcatgggggcAGATAAGCAGAGTGTAGCTCGCCAGTTTTCGCAATGAAGCAATGAAACTGGCAATAAACAAATGGCACAAACGGCAACGGATGTGCAAAAAGGAAGCAGAGAGCGAAAAAAGAGCCggcaaaaacacacagaaaatGAATTGCCAACGAAAAGGGAAGCAAAACTGCAGTTACCCTAATAAAACAGATATATTGAATTctgtatattttattacaattaaatGCCTGCTTAGGTttgcaacaaatatttatttatttaattagcgCTCTTtggtaattatatttatataatattcaCAAAGCAAGCCAACTAAACTTGCAAATTTTGGCCATCACAAGTTATGAATGCTGTGGATCTGATAAGTTTTACTGTTTGCAGGGGCAAAATTGTGGCCAAATTGCCGAACAGCAAGGGCATAAAATGAAGATCCAGCTGCGATGGCGCAAAATGCCACCGGAAGACGACGTCGCGGCGCCAAAAGCAGCGCATTTCCAGTGGCGTTGGTGGGGGGGTAGGGGGTGGGGTGGTGAGGTACTTTCACAGGGGGGGTGGCGAATTTATGAAGCATAAGCTGCATAAACATTAAGATTACATAAACGTCGACGGGAATCCTTTTCGCAGGACAACGAAGCTCGGCGGCGATGAAGACGAAGATGAAGAGACCCCAGAGGAAGCACCGAAAAAAGGGGGGGGGGGTTAACGTGGCATTAGCGGGGCGCCAAAGGGGGTTAAAAGGGGGGTAGAGGGGTAGAGGGATTGGCAAACAGGCGACGCTTGCAACATTTTAAGTGTCGATAATTTGGTAGTGGGTAGTCGTCTCCAACTACCAACTGCGAGGCGTGGCCGCGCTTAAGTCTCATGCATATGCATTAATGCAGACAAGCAGACAAAGAAGGCCGCATGCTCAGCGAAAGAGACGCCACTACTAAAGCAgcagagagagacagagagagagagagagagagaaagagagaaagagagagaggttGCATTTAAGCACTTTGCATTGCAACggcggcatttgcatttctcgGGACCGgggcaaattaaataaatgtaaattttagCCCACACCCAAAGGCACTtgaatcgaaatggaaatcggGCAAAGCATGGCCAAGTATacaaaagatatatatatatagtcaaAGATCTGATATGGATCGACTTTAGATACGATCTGATCACTGGCCGAAAAGAATCGAAACTAGCACCTAGAAATACGCAGCGAAGCAATTAAGTACTGAAAACTGAATATTGAAATACCGCCCCACTTTCGCCGGACACATCTGCTCCGTGCCCGGAAAACCCGGAGACCCAGTGAAAAGGCATcgacgtacatacatacatatgtacatacatggacgtggtggaggtggtggaggtgAACCCAGCAGCGAAATCAGGGAATGCAATACGATGTCGAAGGAGCCATGTGTAATGGCCTTGGGTGCTTTTTTCGGtggcatgtggatgtggaatgGAGGATTGGAGATTGCGAAATGGGGcatggtggatggtggatgggggatgggggtggatggtggatggtggtgGGCAGTGGGATGAGCAGCGTCAGTTGCTACgtgatttgtttgccaaattgtGGCAAATGTGCGAATGTATCTGCAACTCAATTAGTGCAGCAGTAGCGATGCGGTGATGTGAACGAACACCACCCACAAACCAGCAAACCAACAAACCAACCAGCACCCACTGCCTTTGGTTTATTGAGTTTGCATGACCCTAATTTAAAGATGATTTAAAATTCCCGCAGCGAAATTAACCAAACATCGGGAAAAGAGGTGAGGTTACACtcgggggggggggggggttaAATTCGACGTGGGATTTATTGCCAGCCGGCATTGGACGCTAATGCGGCGCATTTATCATGGACATGGCTCCGACTCCGAGGACTCCGCGATGGCGACGCAGCGCTAATGGTCGCCACTTGGCCAACATAAATTATGCTTAATCAGGAGGCAACAACACCGCCACCTCGAGAGGAGGAGCTGGGGGCGGAAATCCTTTAATCGAAACAACAAGCAGATACATGGCCAACCgccagatacagatgcagatccACAGATCCAGGGGCagaattcaaattgaaaaggaGGCGATGATGGATGCGGTGACTCCCACGATCCCACGACATCTGAATGGGACAGGAAAAATGTGGCAGGGGGTTTCATCATTTGGATACTCAGTCAATTAGGATTAAGTACGAGGCCATTGAGCAGGTTAATCAAGAGGCGACTTTAGAAGATACAAATGAGATACATGAAACTTACCGTTTACTTCTAATCATTGTTTCATTCAAATGATGTTAACTCGGTTTTTAAtaattgaatgaaataaatgaaatattatacTCATATACCACGATAACTGTTACGAATTATCTGCGAAAATGCATGCACATTTGAAGCCATTCCATCGGAGATTCGCTGCCACCGCCTTAAAGTGGAAAATTGCGCACACGTTTCAATTACCGGTC contains:
- the LOC122624443 gene encoding keratin, type I cytoskeletal 10 — its product is MVINLNPATSSNANASGGSVGGGSGGGGTGGGGGGGGISSAGSQSGSIIGGNGNGGGNGNGSGSGSGNIAGGGGGGASGGATSNLMGIISHGVFEGTIHLHVVCAGDSNAKWITLEEAMAYCPSGVVAYTKLQLAEIYGVPMDLLFD